In the Sphingobacteriaceae bacterium genome, one interval contains:
- a CDS encoding 50S ribosomal protein L25, whose protein sequence is MQTIQLQAQRRKAGKAKQLRRAGLVPAIIYGRDQEPEPIALAAPQMVRLLNSGAHGVIQITVEDDGGRAENVMIRDVQQDPVRGDIIHVDFLRVSMTDKVQTTVPVTLAGDDKVPSGAVLQQLLYEVDVEGLPGDLPEAVTVDVSGLAVGDSITVANMAPPQGITVLNDPEQVVVQLVEIHQPAEEPAAEGEEAAPEAEADQQDDGGQD, encoded by the coding sequence GTGCAGACGATTCAGCTCCAAGCCCAGCGGCGCAAGGCGGGCAAGGCCAAGCAGTTGCGCCGGGCCGGCTTGGTGCCGGCCATCATTTACGGGCGGGACCAGGAGCCCGAGCCCATCGCCCTTGCCGCTCCCCAAATGGTGCGCCTGCTGAACAGCGGCGCCCACGGCGTCATCCAGATCACCGTGGAAGATGACGGCGGCCGGGCGGAAAACGTCATGATCCGGGACGTGCAGCAAGACCCCGTCCGGGGCGACATCATTCATGTGGATTTCCTGCGGGTATCCATGACCGACAAGGTGCAGACCACGGTGCCCGTCACCTTGGCGGGCGACGACAAGGTACCCTCGGGAGCCGTGCTGCAGCAGCTTCTGTACGAAGTGGACGTGGAGGGGCTGCCCGGGGATCTGCCCGAAGCCGTCACCGTGGACGTGAGCGGCCTGGCGGTGGGCGACAGCATAACCGTGGCCAACATGGCGCCGCCCCAGGGGATCACGGTGCTGAACGACCCCGAGCAGGTAGTGGTCCAGTTGGTGGAGATCCACCAGCCCGCCGAGGAGCCCGCGGCAGAGGGCGAGGAGGCGGCTCCGGAGGCCGAGGCAGACCAGCAGGATGACGGCGGCCAAGACTGA
- the pth gene encoding aminoacyl-tRNA hydrolase, whose translation MTAAKTEGPVYAFVGLGNPGPRYADTRHNFGFMFIDHLSRALGVPVEDTAIAGAVSGHGVWNGHRIILVKPITYMNLSGRAVARLLEKRPEAGDNLWVAHDDLDLELGWLRIRPGGGSGGHRGVAHIQQVLGHQQFGRFRLGIGRPPGGRDPADYVLAPFEPSEEPLVLAVLDRAVAAAQVLMAEGPEAAMSRFNGPVAG comes from the coding sequence ATGACGGCGGCCAAGACTGAAGGGCCGGTCTACGCCTTCGTCGGCCTGGGCAATCCCGGCCCCCGCTATGCCGACACCCGCCACAACTTCGGGTTCATGTTCATCGACCACCTGTCCCGGGCCCTGGGCGTGCCGGTGGAGGACACCGCCATCGCCGGGGCCGTGTCGGGGCACGGCGTGTGGAACGGTCATCGTATAATTTTGGTGAAACCCATTACATACATGAATTTGAGCGGGCGGGCCGTGGCCCGGCTGCTGGAGAAGCGGCCCGAAGCCGGGGACAACCTCTGGGTGGCCCACGACGACCTGGACCTGGAACTGGGGTGGCTGCGCATCCGCCCCGGCGGCGGCAGCGGCGGCCACCGGGGCGTGGCCCACATCCAGCAGGTCCTGGGGCACCAGCAGTTCGGCCGCTTCCGGCTGGGCATCGGCCGGCCCCCCGGCGGCCGGGATCCGGCGGACTACGTGCTGGCTCCCTTCGAACCGTCGGAGGAGCCTTTGGTGCTGGCCGTCCTGGACCGGGCGGTGGCGGCGGCCCAGGTGCTGATGGCGGAGGGGCCCGAGGCCGCCATGTCCCGCTT